In the genome of Myxococcus stipitatus, one region contains:
- a CDS encoding GspE/PulE family protein: protein MAQAVSGSGPSPARSRVDFTTLFVLEALVGQGLLTPQQAQEVLAKEGAARARVLKTQAASGGKDAARYDVSPVEVVAAFQIPLANGRGALDEDRVTEAAARASGLAYRKIDPLKLDMTLATRTVSRPYAQKHVLLPLERTAQGRLVVAVANPFDRELFESFHRLTGLPVEPVLSAKADILKAISDIYGFKKTLARAADDFGGVASAQQISNFEQLVSLSGTQELEASDRPVVQAVDYLLRYAFDNRASDIHIEPKRSTSQVRLRIDGVLHPVYSLPAQVHAPIVSRVKMLSRIDISEKRKAQDGRIKTERDGREVELRVSTLPTAFGEKVVIRIFDPETLVQDIAQLGFEPDEKGSFESWIDQPHGLILVTGPTGSGKTTTLYSALKALAGPDVNVTTIEDPIEMVWDAFNQVQVQPKVGLDFAGALRHILRQDPDVIMVGEIRDTETAENAIQSALTGHLVLSTLHTNDALGAVARMRDLGVPSFLLAQSLLGVMAQRLLRRVCSHCAEEASLTPDELLALQAPLPLLPGGVRMLKGAGCVRCRGTGYVGRTGVFEIVTTNGELREHIARESPYEKLVEIARRGGMRTLREAAVRKLAQGLTAFDEVVRMTSA, encoded by the coding sequence TTGGCACAAGCAGTGAGCGGCTCGGGCCCATCGCCGGCGAGGAGCCGGGTTGACTTCACCACCCTGTTCGTCCTCGAGGCGCTCGTGGGGCAAGGGCTGCTGACGCCTCAGCAGGCCCAGGAGGTGCTCGCGAAGGAGGGCGCGGCGCGAGCGCGCGTCCTGAAGACGCAGGCGGCCTCGGGTGGCAAGGACGCCGCGCGGTACGACGTGTCGCCGGTGGAGGTGGTCGCCGCCTTCCAGATTCCCCTGGCCAATGGCCGGGGGGCGCTGGACGAGGACCGCGTCACGGAGGCCGCCGCACGCGCGTCGGGGCTGGCCTATCGCAAGATAGACCCGCTCAAGCTGGACATGACGCTGGCCACTCGCACGGTGTCCCGGCCGTACGCGCAGAAGCATGTCCTGCTTCCGCTGGAGCGTACGGCGCAGGGGCGGTTGGTGGTCGCGGTGGCGAACCCGTTCGACCGGGAGCTGTTCGAGAGCTTCCACCGGCTCACGGGGCTGCCCGTGGAGCCGGTGCTGAGCGCGAAGGCGGACATCCTCAAGGCCATCTCGGACATCTACGGCTTCAAGAAGACGCTGGCGCGCGCGGCGGATGACTTCGGCGGCGTGGCGAGCGCGCAGCAGATCTCCAACTTCGAGCAGCTCGTCTCGCTCAGCGGGACGCAGGAGCTGGAGGCTTCGGACCGGCCGGTGGTCCAGGCGGTGGACTACCTCCTGCGCTACGCGTTCGACAATCGCGCCTCAGATATCCACATCGAGCCCAAGCGGTCCACCAGCCAGGTCCGCCTGCGCATCGATGGGGTGCTGCACCCGGTGTACTCGCTGCCAGCGCAGGTGCATGCGCCCATCGTCTCGCGCGTGAAGATGCTCTCGCGCATCGACATCTCGGAGAAGCGCAAGGCGCAGGACGGCCGCATCAAGACGGAGCGGGACGGACGCGAGGTGGAGTTGCGCGTCAGCACGCTGCCCACGGCCTTTGGCGAGAAGGTGGTCATCCGCATCTTCGACCCGGAGACGCTGGTGCAGGACATCGCCCAGCTCGGTTTCGAGCCGGACGAGAAGGGCTCCTTCGAGTCGTGGATCGACCAGCCCCACGGGCTCATCCTCGTCACGGGGCCCACGGGCAGCGGGAAGACGACGACGCTCTATTCGGCGCTCAAGGCGCTGGCGGGGCCGGACGTCAACGTCACCACCATCGAAGACCCCATCGAAATGGTGTGGGACGCCTTCAACCAGGTGCAGGTGCAGCCCAAGGTGGGGCTCGACTTCGCGGGGGCGCTGCGCCACATCCTGCGGCAGGACCCGGACGTCATCATGGTGGGCGAGATTCGAGACACGGAGACGGCGGAGAACGCCATCCAGTCCGCGCTCACGGGTCACCTGGTGCTGTCCACGCTGCACACGAACGACGCGCTGGGCGCGGTGGCGCGCATGAGAGACCTGGGCGTGCCCTCGTTCCTCCTCGCGCAGAGTCTGCTCGGTGTCATGGCGCAGCGGCTGCTGCGCCGTGTGTGCAGTCATTGCGCGGAGGAGGCGAGCCTCACTCCGGACGAGTTGCTGGCGCTCCAGGCTCCGCTTCCGTTGTTGCCGGGTGGGGTGAGGATGCTCAAGGGCGCGGGCTGCGTCCGGTGCCGCGGCACGGGCTATGTGGGCCGCACGGGTGTCTTTGAAATCGTCACCACGAACGGGGAACTGCGAGAGCACATCGCTCGCGAGTCGCCGTACGAGAAGCTGGTGGAGATTGCTCGGCGCGGAGGCATGCGCACGCTGCGCGAGGCCGCGGTGCGAAAGCTGGCGCAAGGCCTCACCGCGTTCGATGAAGTGGTGCGAATGACTTCCGCGTGA
- a CDS encoding bifunctional metallophosphatase/5'-nucleotidase, with product MRRLLLGLLCALATASCMPVVEGQDYHLEGQEVRLTLLHTSDIHSRLIPYDFAPLKTDQDLGLVPEAGPFGGATRMAALLKRERERGERVMHLDSGDCFQGAPIFNLNNGEVEFRFLSASRLDAAVVGNHEFDAGALNFTQQAKQHATFPLLAANYNWNDWRQNGSNETALETSPYTIRNIKGVRVGVIGMANISSLNSIVEGGNSMQVTPLEQNEVVRAYVALLRPVTDLIVIVSHLGLTEDQDVIQGYEAYYEYGRARSFIRRESNPWQVLEWFGPEGHEKSVVRVHIPGVSGVDVVMGGHLHVVLNPPQLISDPSGRKVVLAHSGAFSKYVGRLDLIVKMPDVLGTGEGGEVVSQDYRVFPIDALWCDDAMRKFRYDSNIFWEDGQFIQLPAVRAAIDKCREQEDRFTTHLLQPYIIGMDMKLQLTNIFAYAPADVTRRNNSTGGDSPLGNIAADSMRKRRRVDAQMALTNSLGIRDNLYSGVISQESMFNVFPFENTINIMYISGKEMQEMFDFVAERSAERGCVSQAQISGARFTMDCAQVQINDLRVECDIAMAGADCPTDNREGHAPWQCLQDESSSSTKGRCYAHPGTDIMIGDEPLNPFGTYRVAVNDYIAKGGSGFNVLKRNTTRQETGISLRDSLIGYMQDFCTCDDINAGYATRGDKPDGQRCGAFIGGRWVVNERLVASCREMQDYENELSARVGSCSCGDLVRNGFNASKCGVPEITNADQARAACIAAKPVGSCTCAELASKNYDPAGCNAPGVDDAAKAKAACTPSPGPFTGRCDCRDILSGTNPVCGTVTQQLRNFCSNPTAMPIADAVEDGRIGRRVK from the coding sequence ATGCGTCGCCTCCTGCTCGGCCTTCTATGTGCCCTGGCCACTGCTTCATGCATGCCTGTGGTGGAGGGCCAGGACTACCACCTCGAGGGGCAGGAGGTGCGGCTGACGCTCCTTCATACCTCGGACATCCACTCCCGCCTCATCCCCTATGACTTCGCTCCGTTGAAGACGGACCAGGATCTGGGCCTCGTGCCCGAGGCCGGCCCGTTCGGTGGAGCCACTCGCATGGCCGCGCTGCTCAAGCGCGAGCGCGAGCGCGGGGAGCGAGTGATGCACCTGGACTCTGGAGACTGCTTCCAGGGTGCCCCCATCTTCAACCTCAACAACGGCGAGGTGGAGTTCCGCTTCCTCTCCGCCTCCCGCCTGGACGCCGCCGTCGTGGGCAACCACGAGTTCGACGCGGGCGCGCTGAACTTCACCCAGCAGGCCAAGCAGCACGCGACCTTCCCGCTGCTGGCCGCCAACTACAACTGGAACGACTGGCGGCAGAACGGCAGCAACGAGACGGCGCTGGAGACCTCGCCGTACACCATCCGCAACATCAAGGGTGTGCGCGTCGGTGTCATCGGCATGGCCAACATCTCCTCCCTCAACTCCATCGTCGAGGGCGGCAACAGCATGCAGGTCACCCCGCTGGAGCAGAACGAGGTGGTCCGCGCGTACGTGGCGCTGCTGCGCCCGGTGACGGACCTCATCGTCATCGTCAGCCACCTGGGCCTCACCGAGGACCAGGACGTCATCCAGGGCTATGAGGCTTATTACGAGTACGGCCGCGCCCGCAGCTTCATCCGCCGCGAGAGCAACCCGTGGCAGGTGCTGGAGTGGTTCGGTCCCGAAGGCCACGAGAAGTCCGTCGTGCGCGTGCACATCCCGGGCGTCAGCGGCGTCGACGTGGTGATGGGCGGCCACCTGCACGTGGTGCTCAACCCGCCGCAGCTCATCTCCGACCCGAGCGGCCGCAAGGTGGTGCTCGCGCACTCCGGCGCCTTCTCCAAGTACGTGGGCCGGCTGGACCTGATCGTGAAGATGCCGGACGTGCTGGGCACCGGTGAGGGCGGCGAGGTCGTCAGCCAGGACTACCGCGTGTTCCCCATCGACGCGCTCTGGTGCGACGACGCGATGCGCAAGTTCCGCTACGACTCGAACATCTTCTGGGAGGACGGCCAGTTCATCCAGCTGCCCGCCGTTCGCGCCGCCATCGACAAGTGCCGCGAGCAGGAGGACCGGTTCACCACGCACCTGCTCCAGCCCTACATCATCGGCATGGACATGAAGCTGCAGCTCACCAACATCTTCGCGTACGCGCCCGCGGACGTGACCCGCCGCAACAACTCGACGGGTGGTGACTCGCCGCTGGGCAACATCGCGGCGGACTCCATGCGCAAGCGCCGCCGGGTGGACGCGCAGATGGCGCTCACCAACTCGCTGGGCATCCGCGACAACCTCTACTCCGGCGTCATCTCCCAGGAGTCGATGTTCAACGTGTTCCCGTTCGAGAACACCATCAACATCATGTACATCTCCGGCAAGGAGATGCAGGAGATGTTCGACTTCGTGGCCGAGCGCTCCGCCGAGCGTGGCTGCGTGAGCCAGGCGCAGATCTCCGGCGCGCGGTTCACCATGGACTGCGCCCAGGTGCAGATCAACGACCTGCGCGTCGAGTGCGACATCGCGATGGCGGGCGCGGACTGCCCCACCGACAACCGCGAGGGCCACGCGCCCTGGCAGTGCCTCCAGGACGAGAGCAGCTCCTCCACCAAGGGGCGCTGCTACGCGCACCCTGGCACGGACATCATGATTGGCGACGAGCCGCTCAACCCGTTCGGCACCTACCGCGTCGCGGTGAACGACTACATCGCCAAGGGTGGCTCGGGCTTCAACGTCCTCAAGCGCAACACCACACGCCAGGAGACGGGCATCTCCCTGCGTGACTCGCTCATCGGCTACATGCAGGACTTCTGCACCTGCGACGACATCAACGCGGGCTACGCCACGCGCGGCGACAAGCCAGACGGTCAGCGCTGCGGCGCCTTCATCGGGGGCCGCTGGGTGGTGAACGAGCGGCTGGTCGCGTCCTGCCGCGAGATGCAGGACTACGAGAACGAGCTGTCGGCGCGCGTGGGCTCCTGCTCCTGCGGAGACCTGGTGCGCAACGGCTTCAATGCGTCCAAGTGCGGCGTGCCGGAGATCACCAACGCCGACCAGGCCCGCGCCGCCTGCATCGCGGCCAAGCCGGTGGGCTCGTGCACGTGCGCGGAGCTGGCCTCCAAGAACTACGACCCGGCCGGCTGCAACGCGCCGGGCGTCGACGACGCCGCGAAGGCCAAGGCCGCGTGTACGCCTTCTCCGGGCCCGTTCACCGGCCGCTGTGACTGCCGCGACATCCTGAGCGGAACCAATCCCGTGTGCGGAACGGTGACGCAGCAGCTGCGGAATTTCTGCTCGAACCCGACGGCGATGCCCATCGCCGACGCCGTGGAAGACGGCCGCATTGGCCGGAGGGTGAAGTAA